Proteins found in one Paenibacillus dendritiformis genomic segment:
- a CDS encoding ABC transporter ATP-binding protein has translation MEILRVKNLSKIYKGMVSFEALSNIDLTIQKGEFVGIMGPSGSGKTTLLNLVSTIDAPTSGEVWIDGKDPHTLSMDELAVFRRRELGFVFQSFNLLQTLTVKENMMLPLTLDGTDIAAMRERADRIAGKLGIADIMDKRTYEISGGQAQRAAIARALIHEPKLVLADEPTGNLDSKAARDVMELLSQLNKEDQATMMLVTHDPVAASYCDRVVFIKDGRLHNEVYCGDSRSAFYQKIINVLSLLGGNGHEFSPIRV, from the coding sequence ATGGAAATATTGCGAGTCAAGAACTTGAGCAAAATATATAAGGGAATGGTCTCTTTTGAAGCATTGTCCAATATCGATCTGACGATTCAAAAGGGGGAGTTCGTCGGCATCATGGGCCCGTCCGGGAGCGGCAAGACGACGCTGCTCAATCTCGTGTCCACCATCGATGCTCCGACCTCGGGGGAGGTATGGATTGACGGGAAGGATCCGCACACCTTGTCAATGGATGAGCTGGCCGTGTTCCGGCGGCGGGAGCTGGGCTTCGTGTTCCAGTCCTTCAACCTCCTTCAGACCTTGACCGTCAAGGAAAATATGATGCTGCCGCTGACGCTGGACGGCACAGACATTGCAGCGATGCGGGAGCGGGCCGATCGGATCGCCGGCAAGCTGGGCATCGCCGACATCATGGATAAGCGCACCTACGAGATCTCGGGCGGCCAGGCGCAGCGCGCGGCCATCGCCCGCGCGCTCATTCATGAGCCGAAGCTGGTGCTGGCCGATGAACCGACCGGGAACCTGGACTCCAAGGCGGCGCGCGACGTCATGGAGCTCTTGAGCCAGCTCAACAAGGAGGATCAGGCGACGATGATGCTGGTTACCCATGATCCGGTGGCGGCGAGCTACTGCGACCGCGTCGTGTTCATCAAGGACGGCCGGCTCCACAACGAGGTGTACTGCGGCGACAGCCGATCCGCCTTCTACCAGAAGATTATTAATGTGCTGTCGCTGCTGGGAGGGAACGGCCATGAATTTTCGCCAATTCGCGTATAA
- a CDS encoding ABC transporter permease, producing MNFRQFAYNNIVRNKRTYIAHFLSSAFSVMIFFTYALLLFHPDLQGQLRSTSETMSMLGTMGMRVSQIMIFVFSFIYLFYSVSAFLKNRKKEFGLLLVLGISRRQLRQLIFIENMIIGTAAIVTGIAVGLIFAKLALLICAKMLVIYEGLRFYIPLQAILMTAGAFLVLFLLIALFTSRIRKTEQLVELLKSEDKPKPEPKASLWLSLLAAVLIGLGYFCVMVFAVERVFSFVLLFGGVALVVAGTYWLFTQLSVYAIRALKKREKLYFHKTNLLTLSELAYRMKDNAVMFFMVAVISAVAFTGIGTSMSIGDPGLQEMKNPYAFTYISSQGNDREQEHLAAIGKRLSEANFTYRMGSVAPWYSDNGLLIMKLSEYNGLAAALGYEAETLGDEEGMLVPTSVNLQTQYKNADAKDYGPVDIVEGDWSADFRIAKLGTHIVYPEYSMLLVVSDASFGRIPGVDDSPVTYFLFVVDHWEKSKAVSQELLDQIEKEAEQQPDGKFMLHAHIFDWLQMKQGNGLLLIVSVLVGVVFFTFAASLLYFRLYADLDRDERQYQMIAKVGLSRKELKKMVTRQLLLMFFLPILVAVIHSSVAFTALQQIVSFPVASSAVIIFISFLTMQTLYFFVIRWRYLNHLYGKIK from the coding sequence ATGAATTTTCGCCAATTCGCGTATAACAACATCGTACGCAACAAACGGACGTACATCGCCCATTTTCTGAGCAGCGCGTTCTCGGTCATGATCTTCTTCACCTATGCCCTGCTGCTGTTCCATCCGGATCTGCAGGGCCAGCTCCGCTCGACAAGCGAGACGATGAGCATGCTCGGCACGATGGGGATGAGAGTCTCGCAGATCATGATTTTTGTGTTCTCGTTTATTTATTTGTTCTATTCGGTGAGCGCCTTTCTGAAAAACCGCAAAAAAGAATTCGGGCTTCTTCTCGTGCTCGGCATCTCGCGCCGGCAGCTAAGGCAGCTTATCTTCATCGAAAATATGATTATCGGCACCGCCGCCATCGTGACCGGCATCGCGGTCGGCTTGATCTTCGCGAAGCTGGCGCTGTTGATTTGCGCGAAGATGCTTGTCATCTACGAGGGACTGCGCTTCTATATTCCGCTGCAGGCGATCTTGATGACCGCCGGCGCCTTCCTGGTGCTGTTCCTGCTTATCGCGCTGTTCACGTCCCGCATCCGGAAGACAGAGCAGTTGGTCGAGCTGTTGAAGTCGGAGGATAAGCCGAAGCCCGAGCCGAAGGCTTCGCTGTGGCTTTCTCTGCTGGCGGCCGTTCTGATCGGACTTGGCTACTTCTGCGTCATGGTATTCGCCGTTGAGCGGGTTTTCTCGTTCGTGCTGCTGTTCGGCGGGGTGGCGCTCGTCGTGGCCGGCACCTACTGGCTGTTCACGCAGCTGAGCGTGTATGCGATCCGCGCGTTGAAGAAGCGCGAGAAGCTCTATTTTCATAAGACGAATCTGCTGACGCTGTCGGAGCTGGCCTACCGGATGAAGGATAATGCAGTCATGTTCTTCATGGTCGCCGTTATCTCGGCCGTCGCCTTCACCGGTATCGGCACTTCGATGTCGATCGGCGATCCCGGCTTGCAGGAGATGAAGAATCCGTATGCCTTTACCTATATTTCCAGTCAAGGCAACGATCGCGAGCAAGAGCATCTTGCCGCCATCGGGAAGCGGCTGTCCGAAGCGAATTTCACGTACCGGATGGGCAGCGTTGCGCCGTGGTATTCGGATAACGGGCTGCTCATCATGAAGCTTAGCGAGTATAACGGCCTGGCTGCCGCGCTCGGCTATGAAGCGGAGACATTAGGCGACGAGGAGGGGATGCTCGTTCCGACGAGCGTCAATTTGCAGACTCAGTACAAGAACGCGGATGCGAAAGACTACGGGCCGGTAGACATTGTGGAAGGGGACTGGAGCGCTGATTTCCGCATTGCGAAGCTGGGAACGCATATCGTCTACCCGGAATACAGCATGCTCCTGGTCGTGAGCGACGCGAGCTTCGGGCGCATCCCCGGCGTGGATGACTCTCCCGTAACCTATTTCCTGTTCGTCGTCGACCATTGGGAGAAATCGAAAGCCGTCTCGCAGGAGCTGCTGGATCAGATTGAGAAGGAGGCGGAGCAGCAACCGGACGGGAAATTCATGCTGCACGCCCATATCTTTGACTGGCTTCAGATGAAGCAGGGGAACGGGCTGCTGCTGATCGTAAGCGTACTGGTCGGCGTCGTGTTTTTCACCTTCGCGGCAAGCTTGCTCTACTTCCGGTTGTATGCCGATCTGGATCGGGATGAGCGGCAGTATCAGATGATCGCGAAGGTGGGATTGAGCCGCAAGGAGCTGAAAAAGATGGTGACGCGCCAACTGCTTCTAATGTTTTTCCTGCCGATTCTCGTCGCCGTCATTCACAGCAGTGTCGCTTTCACCGCGCTGCAGCAGATCGTCAGCTTCCCCGTGGCATCGTCGGCTGTCATTATCTTTATTAGCTTCCTTACGATGCAGACGCTTTATTTCTTCGTTATCCGCTGGCGGTATTTGAATCATTTGTACGGGAAAATCAAGTAA
- a CDS encoding lipoprotein BA_5634 family protein, producing the protein MIGIQGWKKGLAAILAIGVLSACSLFGGPKEEPRNGILLLGEKAALEQVAEQHRDAITASEMYPVKRAETEEKQILVMSRTTADSVVKTGILRKADNNDDVWSSDPITSLPDAEAGQALLFGHPTMKDVKRLNVGGQEINLDYGSNSWIGHVRNTAYAELILVIDDAAYAQLSIPETQMALLRLKQAYGETKDGWMDPPPERVLANTEWLKLTKDMKARADHLEGVTIISHNQE; encoded by the coding sequence ATGATAGGAATTCAAGGCTGGAAAAAAGGACTGGCCGCCATACTGGCTATCGGCGTACTTAGCGCTTGCAGCCTATTCGGCGGGCCGAAGGAGGAGCCGCGGAACGGCATTCTGCTCTTAGGGGAGAAGGCCGCGCTGGAACAAGTGGCGGAGCAGCATCGCGATGCCATCACGGCAAGCGAGATGTATCCGGTCAAGAGAGCGGAGACGGAAGAGAAGCAGATCCTGGTCATGAGCCGGACGACCGCCGACAGTGTCGTGAAGACCGGCATTCTCCGCAAGGCGGATAACAATGATGACGTGTGGAGCTCCGATCCGATCACCTCGCTGCCGGACGCGGAAGCGGGTCAGGCGCTTCTGTTCGGACACCCGACGATGAAGGATGTGAAGCGGCTGAACGTCGGCGGGCAGGAGATCAACCTGGATTACGGGAGCAACAGCTGGATCGGACATGTGCGCAATACCGCCTATGCCGAACTGATATTGGTCATCGATGACGCGGCCTATGCACAGTTGTCCATCCCGGAGACGCAGATGGCACTGCTCCGTCTGAAGCAGGCCTACGGAGAGACGAAGGACGGCTGGATGGATCCGCCTCCGGAGCGGGTGCTGGCCAATACCGAGTGGCTGAAGCTGACGAAGGATATGAAGGCACGCGCCGACCATCTGGAAGGCGTGACGATCATCTCGCATAATCAAGAGTGA